The following is a genomic window from Neodiprion virginianus isolate iyNeoVirg1 chromosome 1, iyNeoVirg1.1, whole genome shotgun sequence.
GAATTTGTCAAACGCTATTTCGACATGATGTCATCAAGTTTAATTTTGAGGAAGGTGTGTTCTTGTTGCAGTTATGCCCTGAGATATGAAAACGGTAAATTACGACATTATATACTTATGGGATTATTCTATTTCGCATGCAATTTCGTATGCCTGTGTCATCAGCATACATTCACTCGTAAACTTGGCCtatttaacgaaaaatttgcATCTATGTTTAAGTTCAGTAATTGCTAATTTGTTGAATTATCAttaacgtttattttttttttttttagcaaatttcattaatctaTCGCGCAAATTCTCATCAAAGAGCACAGTAGGGTGTATCGGATTTATAGGCGGGGGAAATATTGCTAGAGCTATCGGCAATGGGATATTAAAAAGTAGTAagtatacaaataaattatactaaTTAATATTATGTCATTTGCTCTAAGAACTTTATTGATCATAGactttattttctgaaaatagaGCTTGTCGAACCACCCAGTATATATGTAGCAGAACCTTACGAACCGATGCAAAAACCATGGCTGGATTTGGGGACAAAAGTAACTAACGAAAATGGAATAGTTGTGGAAAATTGTGATATCATATTTCTGTCCGTGAAAACAACCGCTTTGAATGCAGCAGCCACTGGCATAAAGAATACTTTGTCAGTACCAGTGCGAgacaaattattcatttccGTTCTGGCTGGGATACCTTTGTCAGTTTTAAAAAAGGTAAAGTGCATTTTGTAATGATATATACATGAGAACAATCattctaaaaaatatttgttaatttcagGTGATCCTGCCTGTCGTACCTGGGGCCAGAATAATACGGTCGACTTTGAATATGCCTTTGTTAATTGGAGAGGGTTGCGCAGGCAAGTAACAGCTTCATATTGTTAACGGAACAAATTCTGTTGAGCAAGAAAGCAAATGTATTTTTGTACTTACCTAAGAattcagaaaataattttcatttcttgtttACAGTATTCAGTGGAGACAGTAGCGTGACGGAGGAAGATATAGCCTCTGTAAAGACCATAATGTCCGGGCTTGGAATGTGTAACTTCATACCTGAATTGCAGCTCAATGCAGCTAGCGGCCTCGTAGGATGCGGTCCTGCCTATGTTAGTATCTCATCTAAATATACGCTTATTTTCACGTTGTGCTTTCAATTCGGAAaataacaaattgaaattgtgtCCAGATTTATTACCATGACTACTTAATAAAAGTATTCTCCCATTTCTCAGATGTACATTATGATCGAGGCATTAGCTGATGGTGCAGTAAAAATGGGTGTGCCACGAGATTTAGCGATTAAATTTGCCGCACAGACTATGTACGGATCTGCAAAAATGGTACTTGAAACTGGGAAGCATCCAGGTGAATTAAAAGATCAAGTCTGTTCTCCTGGTGGTACATCTATTCGTGGCCTGCATGCCATGGAAAAGTCAGGCGTTAGGTGAGCCTaacttttttgattttttgcattttattcAATGCCGTTTTATAacgattattcaattttcagagCCGCGCTTATGGATGCAATTGAAGAAGCAGTTAAGA
Proteins encoded in this region:
- the LOC124303039 gene encoding uncharacterized protein LOC124303039, which gives rise to MAEVSQDLTSLRVGFIGGGNMASAIGAGLIRRGVLKADNVWVSGRTTRTLGFWSDLGAHATLKNGEVVENTDVIFLAMKPQMLDDALAGIAKTITKCPPSKLYVSVLVGVTLEVLQTKLERIVQQPRVIRSMPNTPMMVGEGITVYCSKGTTANDEILVNALFSHVGISESIPETLMNAVGGLSGSGPAYAYLITEALSDGAVRMGVPRPMATKFAAQVLVGAGKMILETGRHPGQLKDEVCSPAGTTIRGIHALEQGGIRGSLMNAIEAAVTRSDELSSMPKFVKRYFDMMSSSLILRKVCSCCSYALRYENANFINLSRKFSSKSTVGCIGFIGGGNIARAIGNGILKSKLVEPPSIYVAEPYEPMQKPWLDLGTKVTNENGIVVENCDIIFLSVKTTALNAAATGIKNTLSVPVRDKLFISVLAGIPLSVLKKVILPVVPGARIIRSTLNMPLLIGEGCAVFSGDSSVTEEDIASVKTIMSGLGMCNFIPELQLNAASGLVGCGPAYMYIMIEALADGAVKMGVPRDLAIKFAAQTMYGSAKMVLETGKHPGELKDQVCSPGGTSIRGLHAMEKSGVRAALMDAIEEAVKRSEEITNK